One stretch of Niallia sp. XMNu-256 DNA includes these proteins:
- a CDS encoding biotin/lipoate A/B protein ligase family protein has translation MEKETWRFIDSGNGSPAFNMALDEALLEWNSQGKFPPVIRFYGWNPATLSIGYFQRVEKEINMDAVREKNIGFVRRPTGGRAVLHEHELTYSVIVSESHPEMPKTVTEAYRVISEGILKGFHQLGLEAYFAVPTTDADRDALKSPHSAVCFDAPSWYELVVEGRKVAGSAQTRQKGVILQHGSILIDVDEDKLFSLFKFPNDRVKERMQRSFKNKAVAINEISPKRVTLEEAKRAFKVGFEEGLNINLEPYQLTADEMNAVMDIAKSRYENDEWNFMR, from the coding sequence ATGGAGAAAGAAACATGGAGGTTTATCGATTCTGGTAATGGCTCACCAGCGTTTAATATGGCATTAGATGAGGCATTGCTAGAATGGAACAGCCAAGGTAAATTTCCTCCAGTCATTCGTTTTTATGGATGGAATCCGGCAACTCTTTCAATTGGCTATTTCCAAAGGGTAGAAAAAGAAATTAATATGGACGCCGTTAGAGAGAAAAATATTGGTTTTGTGCGACGACCTACAGGCGGCAGGGCTGTTCTTCATGAACATGAGCTTACTTATAGTGTTATTGTTTCTGAATCACACCCGGAAATGCCAAAAACGGTAACCGAGGCCTATCGTGTCATTTCAGAAGGAATTCTAAAAGGATTTCACCAACTTGGTTTAGAAGCCTATTTTGCTGTTCCTACAACAGATGCAGACCGAGATGCTTTGAAAAGTCCACATTCTGCAGTTTGTTTTGATGCTCCAAGTTGGTATGAACTTGTTGTTGAGGGTAGAAAAGTGGCTGGCAGTGCACAAACAAGACAGAAAGGTGTTATCCTTCAACATGGTTCTATATTAATTGACGTGGATGAAGATAAGCTGTTCAGCTTATTTAAATTTCCGAATGACCGTGTGAAAGAGCGTATGCAACGATCGTTTAAGAATAAAGCAGTTGCGATTAATGAAATCAGTCCGAAAAGAGTAACTCTTGAAGAGGCGAAACGAGCTTTTAAGGTTGGCTTTGAAGAAGGCCTGAATATTAACCTTGAACCGTATCAATTAACAGCAGATGAAATGAATGCTGTCATGGACATTGCCAAAAGTCGCTATGAAAATGATGAATGGAACTTTATGAGATAG
- a CDS encoding rhodanese-like domain-containing protein, with protein sequence MLEYILLILIGVTVIYLLFNILQQRRILKTLTEEEFRGGYRKAQLIDVREPNEFENGHILGARNIPLSQLKMRLQEIRPDKPVYLYCQNGQRTGRAAQILYKKGYKDLSQLKGGFKKWSGKIKTKQKNY encoded by the coding sequence TTGTTGGAATACATTCTATTAATCCTGATTGGGGTAACGGTGATTTATCTTTTATTTAACATCCTCCAACAACGACGGATTTTAAAAACCTTAACGGAAGAAGAGTTTCGTGGTGGATATCGAAAAGCACAGTTAATTGATGTTCGAGAACCAAACGAATTTGAAAATGGACATATCCTCGGTGCTAGAAATATCCCACTTTCCCAATTGAAAATGCGACTTCAAGAAATTCGTCCAGACAAGCCTGTATACTTATATTGCCAAAACGGTCAAAGAACAGGACGCGCCGCTCAAATCCTTTACAAAAAAGGCTATAAAGATCTTTCACAATTAAAAGGCGGCTTTAAAAAGTGGTCGGGAAAAATTAAAACAAAGCAAAAGAATTATTGA
- a CDS encoding SNF2-related protein gives MTVQIQFDHSWQEELLTRIDQDGPWGNWELFNLAVEVEKHTVIPEFEGLLAPKHLSHLTPLPHQLEVAKQVVENMNGKAILADEVGLGKTIEAGLILKEYMIRGLVKKVLILVPASLVTQWASELNSKFFIPAVTQRKSYVWDQCDIVISSIDTAKRSPHKEIIYEQNYDLIIIDEAHKLKNNKTKNYEFVQNLKKKFCLLLTATPIQNRISEIFNLVSLLKPGHLGSESDFYNKYKKDSRSLDDHEHLKELVNKVMIRNRRADTGIEWTKRIVETVSIEFSETERNLYEAVSTFGQNELMSKSQFSVMTLQREACSSRESVYYTLKNMLQKAENPTNGFQEQIEHLMSLVEAVDKNSKAEKALELIKEIDDKVIIFTEYRATQFYLQWFLKQNGITSVPFRGGFKRGKKDWMRELFKNNAQVLIATEAGGEGINLQFCNHIINYDLPWNPMRLEQRIGRIHRLGQEKDVKIYNFAVKGTVEDHVMKLLYEKIHLFEKVVGELDDILTKLEFGNFEDHLIDIFNHSSSEGEMKIKMDNLTSMIQFAQEVKGESQHAAAGNS, from the coding sequence ATGACGGTACAAATACAATTTGATCACTCGTGGCAAGAGGAATTACTGACCCGGATTGATCAGGATGGACCATGGGGCAATTGGGAATTATTTAATTTAGCTGTTGAAGTGGAGAAACATACCGTCATTCCTGAGTTCGAAGGCTTGCTGGCACCTAAACATTTATCCCACTTAACTCCACTGCCTCACCAACTCGAAGTCGCTAAGCAAGTTGTTGAAAATATGAACGGAAAAGCGATCTTGGCGGATGAAGTGGGACTTGGGAAAACAATTGAAGCTGGTTTAATTCTAAAAGAGTACATGATTCGCGGCCTCGTCAAAAAAGTCCTAATTCTTGTTCCCGCTTCACTCGTTACCCAATGGGCATCTGAACTTAATTCGAAGTTTTTTATTCCTGCGGTTACACAACGAAAAAGCTATGTATGGGATCAATGTGACATTGTAATATCTTCCATTGACACAGCGAAACGATCTCCACATAAAGAAATAATTTACGAACAGAACTATGACCTCATTATTATCGATGAGGCTCACAAGCTCAAAAATAATAAAACGAAAAACTATGAGTTTGTCCAAAACTTAAAAAAGAAATTTTGTCTTTTATTAACCGCTACTCCCATTCAAAATCGAATCAGTGAGATTTTTAACTTAGTTTCTCTATTAAAGCCAGGGCATCTTGGAAGTGAATCGGACTTTTATAATAAATATAAAAAGGATTCTCGCTCCCTTGATGATCATGAGCATCTAAAAGAACTGGTAAATAAAGTTATGATCCGTAACCGTCGTGCGGATACTGGGATCGAATGGACAAAACGGATTGTTGAGACGGTTAGCATTGAATTTTCTGAGACTGAAAGAAACTTATATGAAGCGGTCTCAACTTTCGGGCAAAATGAGTTAATGAGTAAAAGTCAATTTTCGGTTATGACCCTACAAAGAGAGGCTTGTAGCAGCCGAGAATCTGTATATTATACGCTCAAAAACATGCTTCAAAAGGCTGAAAATCCGACAAATGGCTTTCAAGAGCAAATCGAGCATTTAATGTCTCTTGTGGAAGCAGTGGATAAGAATTCTAAAGCTGAGAAAGCTTTAGAGTTAATTAAGGAAATTGATGACAAGGTAATTATTTTCACCGAATACCGGGCTACCCAATTTTATTTACAATGGTTCTTAAAACAAAATGGCATTACATCTGTACCGTTCCGCGGTGGCTTTAAGCGTGGCAAAAAAGATTGGATGAGAGAGCTCTTCAAAAACAACGCACAAGTCTTGATCGCCACAGAGGCTGGCGGGGAAGGAATAAACTTGCAGTTTTGTAACCATATCATTAATTACGATTTACCATGGAACCCAATGAGGCTCGAGCAAAGAATCGGACGGATTCACAGGCTTGGCCAAGAAAAGGACGTAAAGATTTATAATTTTGCCGTTAAAGGAACGGTTGAAGATCATGTAATGAAATTATTATATGAAAAAATTCACTTATTTGAAAAAGTAGTTGGCGAGCTTGATGACATTTTAACAAAATTAGAGTTTGGAAATTTCGAAGACCACTTAATCGATATATTTAACCATTCTTCCTCAGAAGGTGAAATGAAAATAAAAATGGATAACCTTACATCGATGATCCAATTCGCTCAAGAGGTGAAAGGGGAAAGTCAACATGCAGCAGCAGGAAATTCATAA
- a CDS encoding YqhG family protein, with product MQQQEIHNLLERYFLANDCEILTNKPGYMDIQLTIDLDKELMNRPFYWHYLEKTGGVPNPMKLSLITDPNEAPEGIKGENIHFGSPRLHQIFESTKKLAGYIRLYEKSASVQKQTPLKPWIGLNLKVSYQCDRKKDVFHSIGLNLINGQFVENFHDNLLQLELTPKIPDYSFTLSPLIMPKSGLRRIENYLTTKIHQEDHSWAEEAKKRWQKDLNLLEHFYKDSEEIGESYEIEKQALRDQYEPKIIISIINGGLFYLIK from the coding sequence ATGCAGCAGCAGGAAATTCATAACTTATTAGAGCGTTATTTTTTAGCAAATGATTGTGAGATTCTTACAAACAAACCTGGCTATATGGACATTCAATTAACCATTGATCTAGATAAAGAATTAATGAATCGTCCCTTTTATTGGCATTATCTAGAAAAAACAGGGGGAGTCCCAAATCCCATGAAACTCTCCCTTATTACTGATCCAAATGAAGCTCCTGAGGGGATTAAAGGGGAGAATATCCATTTTGGATCACCAAGGCTTCACCAAATTTTTGAGTCAACCAAAAAGCTGGCAGGCTATATCCGCTTGTATGAAAAATCAGCTTCTGTTCAAAAGCAGACTCCATTAAAACCTTGGATTGGTTTGAACTTAAAAGTTTCCTATCAATGCGACCGAAAGAAAGATGTTTTCCATTCCATTGGGCTGAATTTAATTAACGGACAATTTGTTGAGAATTTTCATGATAACTTATTACAACTCGAACTAACCCCAAAAATTCCAGATTATTCCTTTACCTTATCACCTTTAATCATGCCAAAAAGTGGTTTAAGGCGAATTGAGAATTATTTAACAACAAAAATACATCAAGAGGACCATTCTTGGGCAGAAGAAGCGAAAAAGCGCTGGCAAAAAGATTTAAATTTGCTGGAACATTTTTATAAAGATTCTGAAGAAATAGGGGAAAGTTACGAAATTGAGAAGCAAGCATTAAGAGATCAATATGAACCGAAAATTATCATTTCAATTATTAATGGAGGTTTATTTTATTTGATAAAGTGA
- a CDS encoding YqzE family protein, whose amino-acid sequence MKTNDYVKYLTQTVVQYIDQPKDERKKLRQEKRDRKADFLYRWFGIVPYALMLKFKEKREEKQERAAKT is encoded by the coding sequence ATGAAAACAAATGATTATGTTAAATATCTTACTCAAACGGTTGTTCAGTATATCGATCAACCAAAAGATGAGCGTAAAAAGCTGCGTCAGGAAAAAAGGGATCGCAAAGCTGATTTTCTGTACAGATGGTTTGGGATTGTTCCTTATGCTTTAATGTTGAAATTTAAGGAGAAGAGAGAAGAGAAACAGGAGAGGGCTGCCAAAACATGA
- the comGG gene encoding competence type IV pilus minor pilin ComGG, with product MRVEHFLAEKRMFQETEMILKQDYYLLSAMEQLNSYLSVDDKVENNGTFEFKNGVVEYQMIEQTEELLDINITIKLEGNDAVFKGVAIYNRNLNKIINWFEVN from the coding sequence ATGAGAGTCGAACATTTTCTTGCAGAAAAAAGGATGTTTCAGGAAACAGAAATGATTTTAAAACAAGATTATTATTTGTTAAGTGCAATGGAGCAATTAAATTCTTATTTATCTGTCGATGATAAAGTTGAGAACAATGGTACTTTTGAGTTTAAAAATGGTGTAGTCGAATATCAAATGATTGAACAGACAGAAGAATTATTAGACATAAATATTACTATAAAGTTGGAAGGGAATGATGCCGTTTTTAAAGGGGTTGCTATTTATAATCGAAATCTAAATAAGATTATTAACTGGTTTGAAGTCAATTAA
- the comGF gene encoding competence type IV pilus minor pilin ComGF gives MKTYLAKLYNLQKLFNNQGFTFVEMLMAFSIFLIIASFIPLGINMIYKNEIIDKSLQKMEWQVFISQTKKEIRMSEHVYVNNNQLILLKGGQEISYERYGTNIRRRVGSMGHEIMLQNINSVKFEETVRGVQISVRDNYQQNNSTIIRTLISEGV, from the coding sequence ATGAAAACGTATTTGGCGAAACTGTACAATTTACAGAAACTATTCAATAATCAAGGGTTTACATTCGTTGAAATGTTAATGGCCTTCTCGATTTTTTTAATCATTGCTAGTTTTATTCCTTTAGGTATAAATATGATTTATAAAAATGAAATAATTGACAAAAGTTTACAAAAGATGGAATGGCAGGTGTTTATTTCACAAACTAAAAAGGAAATTAGAATGAGTGAACACGTTTATGTCAATAACAATCAATTGATTTTACTGAAAGGTGGACAAGAGATTAGCTATGAGAGGTATGGCACGAATATTCGAAGAAGAGTAGGTTCCATGGGCCATGAGATTATGCTCCAAAATATCAACAGTGTTAAGTTTGAGGAGACGGTTAGGGGAGTGCAAATTTCAGTTCGTGATAACTATCAACAAAATAACTCGACCATCATCCGTACCTTAATTAGTGAGGGTGTATAA
- the comGD gene encoding competence type IV pilus minor pilin ComGD: protein MRNNQAGFTLIESLIVLCIFVLLVSLSFFLIKPHYQFVEKERFISTFTSDILYAQQYAISNQSLLFFHIQSNENYFVKEKNTNKFIIDRPIPDSIKIEKGSLGKRNSVTFEILPDGGVSGFGTFFFVVGKVKYKVVFQIGAGRFYVVKE from the coding sequence ATGAGAAATAATCAGGCTGGTTTTACCTTGATCGAAAGCTTGATTGTATTATGTATTTTTGTGTTGCTGGTTTCGCTCTCTTTCTTCTTAATCAAACCTCATTATCAATTTGTCGAAAAAGAACGGTTTATATCGACATTTACATCTGACATTCTTTATGCCCAACAATATGCCATTTCTAATCAATCACTATTATTTTTTCATATACAATCGAATGAAAATTATTTTGTAAAAGAAAAAAATACAAATAAATTTATTATCGACCGGCCAATTCCGGATAGCATCAAAATAGAAAAGGGATCTTTAGGAAAAAGAAACAGCGTCACATTTGAGATTTTGCCCGATGGAGGGGTATCAGGATTTGGAACTTTTTTCTTTGTCGTTGGAAAAGTAAAATACAAGGTGGTTTTTCAAATTGGAGCGGGTAGGTTTTATGTTGTCAAGGAATGA